A single genomic interval of Campylobacterota bacterium harbors:
- a CDS encoding response regulator, which translates to MDHIKLLIVDDVEDNRLVLNAISRKVEGFEIKEACDGIEAVEIVDAWHPQIVMMDVMMPRMDGLEASRLIKARYPETIIMVVTAVIDPQMEENMAAIGIAAYIHKPIDKDLIRFKLQNFVSFLNSKEGKFKPLSEKEALNPFSSDIRHCKTLFDVPDSEAMMDFGMWILARCENGYPVSCTKVDIALEFFYELMRFGTRDGKALSIIVEESFEEIFVTMKFDAPIVLHPKVSALLVDMGEDCICRGNIACVRLRISNPAATPKKEPLPPCPPTPSEKKGFEPAPAPVEPSTAPNIPAAPQAAASVEPSQPAKEVRVIDSEEKVLLRQSFVNKTSAVDYVRDIGGDVLDEIRDLESLDVEWGEKLRIIEDDGDAQSIRSFADNVLGVYVRAINNLFEFTALAYALSSLGAFLKENADAIIADPKKLKTLTMLLEHLGSDLSSWREHIFSLQDTADIHYLDSSFFSSCMQIEGIIAEKEVAADDDNDIEFF; encoded by the coding sequence ATGGACCATATAAAGCTTCTGATAGTTGACGACGTCGAGGACAACCGGCTCGTCCTCAACGCCATATCGCGGAAAGTGGAAGGATTCGAGATCAAAGAGGCCTGCGACGGGATCGAAGCCGTCGAGATCGTCGACGCGTGGCACCCCCAGATCGTGATGATGGACGTGATGATGCCCCGGATGGACGGCCTGGAAGCCTCCCGCCTGATCAAAGCCCGTTACCCCGAAACGATCATCATGGTCGTCACCGCAGTGATCGATCCGCAGATGGAAGAGAACATGGCCGCGATCGGGATCGCCGCGTATATCCACAAGCCGATCGACAAGGACCTGATACGGTTCAAACTGCAAAACTTCGTTTCGTTTCTGAATTCCAAAGAGGGGAAATTCAAACCGCTTTCGGAAAAGGAAGCCCTCAACCCCTTCAGCTCCGACATCCGCCACTGCAAGACCCTTTTCGACGTTCCCGATTCGGAGGCGATGATGGATTTCGGGATGTGGATTCTCGCCCGCTGCGAAAACGGCTACCCGGTTTCCTGCACCAAGGTGGACATCGCGCTGGAGTTTTTCTACGAGCTGATGCGTTTCGGTACGCGGGATGGGAAGGCGCTCAGCATTATCGTCGAAGAGAGTTTCGAAGAGATTTTCGTGACGATGAAATTCGACGCGCCGATCGTACTGCACCCCAAAGTTTCGGCATTGCTGGTTGACATGGGGGAAGACTGCATCTGCCGAGGCAACATCGCCTGCGTGCGGCTGCGCATCTCCAACCCCGCCGCGACGCCGAAAAAAGAGCCGCTTCCCCCGTGCCCGCCGACTCCGTCGGAGAAAAAGGGTTTCGAACCCGCCCCGGCGCCCGTCGAGCCCTCTACCGCCCCGAATATCCCTGCGGCACCGCAGGCCGCGGCAAGCGTTGAACCTTCGCAGCCCGCCAAAGAAGTGCGGGTCATCGATTCGGAAGAGAAAGTGCTCCTGCGCCAGAGCTTCGTCAATAAAACCTCGGCGGTCGATTACGTCCGCGACATCGGCGGAGACGTTCTCGACGAGATCCGCGACCTCGAAAGCCTCGACGTCGAATGGGGCGAAAAGCTCCGTATCATCGAAGACGACGGCGATGCCCAGAGCATCCGCTCTTTTGCTGACAACGTGCTGGGGGTCTATGTCCGGGCGATCAACAACCTGTTCGAATTCACCGCGCTGGCGTATGCCCTCTCCTCGCTGGGGGCATTTTTAAAAGAGAACGCCGATGCGATCATCGCCGATCCCAAAAAGCTCAAAACGCTCACGATGCTGCTCGAACACCTCGGCAGCGATCTGAGCTCGTGGCGGGAGCATATTTTTTCACTCCAGGACACCGCCGACATCCACTATCTCGACAGCTCGTTTTTCAGTTCGTGCATGCAGATCGAGGGGATCATCGCCGAAAAGGAGGTTGCCGCGGATGACGACAACGACATCGAATTTTTTTAA
- a CDS encoding ATP-binding protein produces MPTLKEQLKQRLRENDPAYRYYKSIFNLVSDLIALSDGERIIDANDRFTSFFGRLGEDVFGPEFRLSRHFEPIDKYGYVYEGYEGKRWFEHVLSDQKEHYRVGVMGDGKLHSFNIALAPLEPLDGIYVVTMTDITEMIGYKNRLEEGLRSSVEDKHEAQFLLRQYDYAMNVSNLVSRSDPDGNFTYVNDAFCAALGYERDELIGENALILCPPDENDLYYESIWKAIDEGNIWQGVLRNADKNDNIHYFDTTVVPVRDRAGDIIEYLSIRHEITATVKARTEAIQNLESKTKFFDQISHELRTPLNAVVNFTDQALENFDEMFGDESTRELVRRYLERAHKNSENLLLLINSLLDLAKLRSGKETFAMCPCEAVSLVREVFENCSSLNHEIKINYAFKNTVRSVWINSDPVKLRQIITNLISNAFKFTSEGFIDVSVEEEGEECRIEISDSGVGIAEDKLALIFEPFEQARIQDPGTGLGLSIVKEYAQSMGISLDVRSVEGLGSRFTLKAQKIPPKGEEWTI; encoded by the coding sequence TTGCCGACGTTAAAAGAACAGCTTAAGCAGCGCCTTCGCGAAAACGACCCGGCTTACCGCTATTACAAATCGATCTTTAACCTGGTCAGCGACCTGATCGCCCTCAGCGACGGAGAGCGGATTATCGACGCCAACGACCGCTTCACCTCTTTTTTCGGACGGCTGGGAGAGGACGTGTTTGGACCGGAATTTCGGCTTTCCCGCCATTTCGAGCCGATCGACAAATACGGTTACGTGTATGAAGGGTACGAAGGAAAGCGTTGGTTCGAACACGTGCTCTCGGATCAAAAAGAGCATTACCGCGTCGGAGTGATGGGGGACGGAAAACTCCATTCGTTCAACATCGCCCTCGCCCCACTAGAACCGCTCGATGGGATTTACGTCGTCACAATGACCGACATCACCGAGATGATCGGGTACAAAAACAGGCTCGAAGAGGGGTTGCGCAGCAGCGTGGAAGATAAGCACGAAGCGCAGTTTCTGCTCCGGCAGTACGATTACGCGATGAACGTCTCGAACCTGGTTTCCCGCAGCGATCCGGACGGAAATTTCACCTACGTCAACGATGCGTTTTGCGCGGCTTTGGGATACGAACGCGACGAGCTGATCGGGGAGAACGCCCTCATTTTGTGCCCGCCGGATGAAAACGACCTCTACTACGAATCGATTTGGAAAGCGATCGACGAGGGGAACATCTGGCAGGGTGTTCTGCGCAACGCCGACAAAAACGACAACATTCATTATTTCGATACTACGGTGGTCCCCGTCCGTGACCGTGCGGGCGACATCATCGAGTACCTCTCAATCCGGCACGAGATCACCGCGACGGTCAAAGCCCGTACCGAAGCGATCCAGAACCTCGAGTCGAAAACCAAATTTTTCGACCAGATATCGCACGAGCTGCGCACGCCGCTCAACGCCGTGGTCAACTTTACCGATCAGGCATTGGAAAATTTCGACGAGATGTTCGGGGACGAATCGACCCGCGAACTGGTGCGCCGCTATCTCGAGCGGGCCCACAAAAATTCCGAAAACCTGCTGTTACTAATCAACTCACTCCTGGACCTCGCCAAACTCCGATCAGGAAAAGAGACGTTTGCAATGTGCCCGTGCGAAGCGGTTTCTCTCGTGCGGGAGGTCTTTGAGAACTGCTCAAGCCTGAACCATGAAATTAAAATAAATTATGCGTTTAAGAACACTGTTAGGTCGGTATGGATAAATTCTGATCCGGTGAAACTGCGACAGATCATCACCAACCTGATTTCCAACGCGTTTAAATTCACTTCCGAAGGTTTCATCGATGTGTCCGTCGAGGAAGAAGGGGAGGAGTGTCGGATCGAGATTTCCGACAGCGGGGTTGGGATCGCGGAGGATAAACTCGCTTTGATTTTCGAACCGTTCGAACAGGCGCGAATCCAGGACCCCGGGACGGGGCTGGGTCTGAGCATCGTCAAAGAGTACGCGCAGTCGATGGGGATTTCCCTGGACGTTCGGTCGGTGGAAGGGCTGGGGAGCCGTTTTACCCTCAAAGCGCAAAAAATTCCCCCAAAAGGTGAAGAATGGACCATATAA
- a CDS encoding chemotaxis protein CheW, producing MESNTAQSRRERYLTFFLGEEQYGIAIDRIKEIIAMMKVTNVPKTPEYMRGVINLRGSIIPVVDTRLRFGMEGREADMHTAIIIVEVEKVNIGFIVDRVEEVASIDAAHLSEPPKFGSHIDTDFICAMAQIEENVVMILDVLKLFEAEELVSLEQLQKQTTEGE from the coding sequence ATGGAATCCAATACGGCGCAATCCAGACGGGAGCGTTACCTGACGTTTTTCCTGGGGGAGGAGCAATACGGCATCGCGATCGACCGGATCAAGGAGATCATCGCGATGATGAAGGTGACCAACGTCCCCAAAACGCCCGAATACATGCGCGGGGTCATCAACCTGCGCGGTTCCATCATTCCGGTGGTCGATACGCGGTTGCGCTTCGGGATGGAGGGGCGTGAAGCCGACATGCACACGGCGATCATCATCGTCGAGGTCGAAAAGGTGAACATCGGGTTTATCGTCGACCGCGTCGAAGAGGTTGCCTCGATCGATGCGGCGCATCTGAGCGAGCCGCCGAAATTCGGCAGCCATATCGACACCGATTTCATCTGCGCGATGGCGCAGATCGAGGAAAACGTCGTCATGATTCTCGACGTACTCAAGCTGTTCGAAGCCGAAGAACTGGTCAGTCTCGAACAACTGCAAAAACAAACCACTGAAGGAGAGTAA
- a CDS encoding response regulator, with translation MAKRVIIVDDSRAVVATAELALEGLIGSGAIEFKSYLNPAELLANLQGGSENFDLLISDVNMPEMNGLDLARAIKSDDRYKTKPIIVLTTESSDQMKMAGKEIGVTGWMVKPFSEDKLVKSIKMVLGV, from the coding sequence ATGGCAAAAAGAGTAATCATCGTAGACGATTCCAGGGCCGTCGTCGCAACGGCGGAACTGGCGCTGGAGGGGCTGATCGGCAGCGGTGCGATCGAGTTCAAATCGTATCTCAACCCGGCCGAGCTGCTGGCGAACCTGCAGGGGGGGAGCGAAAATTTCGATCTCCTCATCAGCGACGTCAACATGCCCGAGATGAACGGCCTTGATCTGGCCCGTGCCATCAAATCCGACGACCGGTACAAAACCAAACCGATCATCGTCCTCACCACCGAAAGCTCCGACCAGATGAAAATGGCCGGCAAAGAGATCGGGGTGACGGGATGGATGGTGAAACCGTTCAGCGAAGACAAACTGGTCAAATCGATCAAAATGGTGCTGGGGGTATAG
- a CDS encoding OmpA family protein — MRNTIAVGLISLGLGWSSAAADVSEMIFYPEPDFAEGIFHFNYQGEKNKNYGFMFEKGFDPERIVYVRPAEHKIEKLRDGALKVSFSNTDRYSYLQRAYRDDFLVSDEKGVVKILLSGGDCKSSTDCVTAENILTVNIPKGYGVRSYQGLDQDLKPLKNPQWQRKGNTYTLTARDVKGACIMMELERLKPGQVPTHPAMASAAPKPAPRAAAKSEAPLVSAVKGASESDMNVADVETPAHAPQVPREPEPEVRPVAVAAPKVQEPKPQSAPEAPRAEVKPVAPSVAPAAYFRNFQLFENRSVVALNEEGKARLNEWVRQFRAGGYQSVVINAYTDSIPPQRLKHLYATNEILSAARGKVVADYLVSQGIDASRVSVNGKGALDPVASNDTEEGRSKNRRIEFVLR, encoded by the coding sequence ATGCGCAACACAATAGCAGTCGGATTGATCAGCCTGGGACTCGGATGGAGCAGCGCCGCCGCGGACGTTTCGGAGATGATTTTTTATCCCGAGCCCGATTTCGCGGAGGGCATTTTCCATTTCAACTACCAGGGCGAAAAAAATAAAAACTACGGGTTCATGTTCGAAAAAGGGTTCGATCCCGAACGGATCGTCTACGTCCGCCCCGCCGAACACAAAATCGAAAAGCTGCGCGACGGGGCGCTCAAGGTGTCGTTTAGCAACACCGACCGCTATTCGTACCTGCAGCGGGCGTACCGGGACGATTTTCTCGTTTCCGACGAGAAAGGGGTCGTCAAGATCCTCCTCAGCGGCGGCGACTGCAAATCGAGCACGGACTGTGTGACCGCCGAGAATATCCTGACCGTCAATATCCCTAAAGGGTACGGCGTCCGGAGCTACCAGGGGCTCGATCAGGATCTCAAACCGCTCAAAAACCCCCAGTGGCAGCGTAAAGGGAACACCTACACCCTCACCGCCCGGGACGTCAAAGGGGCGTGCATCATGATGGAGCTCGAACGGCTCAAGCCGGGGCAGGTTCCGACCCATCCGGCGATGGCATCGGCGGCTCCCAAACCCGCGCCCAGAGCGGCTGCGAAGAGCGAAGCGCCGCTGGTCTCCGCGGTCAAAGGGGCTTCGGAGAGCGACATGAACGTCGCCGATGTCGAGACGCCCGCCCATGCGCCGCAGGTTCCGCGGGAACCCGAACCCGAAGTGCGCCCTGTCGCCGTCGCTGCGCCCAAGGTTCAGGAGCCCAAACCGCAAAGCGCGCCTGAAGCACCCCGGGCCGAAGTGAAGCCCGTGGCCCCAAGCGTCGCCCCCGCGGCCTATTTCCGCAATTTCCAGCTGTTTGAAAACCGTTCGGTGGTCGCCCTCAACGAAGAGGGGAAAGCCCGCCTCAACGAATGGGTCCGGCAGTTCCGTGCCGGAGGGTATCAGTCGGTGGTGATCAACGCCTACACCGACAGCATCCCGCCGCAGCGGCTCAAACATCTTTATGCGACCAACGAGATTCTCTCCGCCGCACGCGGGAAAGTCGTTGCCGATTACCTCGTTTCGCAGGGGATCGACGCGTCCCGCGTAAGCGTCAACGGCAAGGGGGCGCTTGACCCGGTTGCCTCGAACGACACCGAAGAGGGGCGTTCCAAAAACCGCCGTATCGAGTTCGTCCTCCGCTGA
- a CDS encoding RMD1 family protein: MNLLSLYLNRPLSTSMLEYALDITMSRGIENGYYGRNDALHVVLAPFGVLTLIAEEKKTLLDALAVLGISMEDHEEFLTQDYPIHIDPALSEPFRVDNEAIRLREISTLNLNVIALAVSQSVGLEKYEKRLNALFTQSRRIVESIHTYSFTRRSRLMQFAKRLALTRHDMVSNLLLLDKPNILWDNEEAEALYTRIAFILELYDRHETALSKLSQIKEDVMLVMDIINHKKSEFLEWIIIVLIAFEIVMGLTEMAQKL; this comes from the coding sequence ATGAATCTCCTTTCGCTTTATCTCAACCGCCCCCTCAGCACGTCGATGCTCGAATACGCCCTCGACATCACCATGAGCCGCGGGATCGAAAACGGTTATTATGGCCGCAACGACGCGCTGCACGTGGTGCTGGCCCCCTTTGGCGTCCTGACCCTCATCGCCGAGGAGAAAAAAACCCTCCTCGACGCGCTGGCCGTTCTGGGGATCTCGATGGAGGACCACGAAGAGTTCCTCACCCAGGACTACCCGATTCACATCGACCCTGCCCTCTCCGAGCCGTTTCGCGTTGACAACGAGGCGATCCGCCTGCGTGAAATTTCGACCCTCAATCTCAACGTTATCGCCCTGGCCGTTTCGCAGAGCGTCGGGCTGGAGAAATACGAAAAAAGGCTCAACGCCCTCTTCACCCAGAGCCGCAGGATCGTCGAATCGATCCATACCTATTCGTTCACCCGGCGAAGCCGCCTGATGCAGTTCGCCAAACGGCTCGCCCTCACCCGGCACGACATGGTCAGCAACCTCCTCCTGCTCGACAAGCCCAACATACTCTGGGACAACGAAGAGGCCGAAGCGCTCTACACCCGCATCGCCTTCATCCTCGAACTCTACGACCGCCACGAAACGGCTCTCTCGAAACTCTCGCAGATCAAGGAGGACGTTATGCTCGTCATGGACATCATCAACCACAAAAAAAGCGAATTCCTCGAATGGATCATCATCGTTCTGATCGCATTCGAAATCGTCATGGGGCTGACCGAAATGGCCCAAAAATTGTGA
- a CDS encoding EAL domain-containing protein translates to MKNIPLGSLLGPKNVSLRTDRSIAEALRIMSERAISSVVVTDASDHPAGIFTEHDALHVVADSLNPETPLGEVMTPEPYCLEESVQLHDAYQLMEEKGFRHLVVVDGSGRFRGVVSEGDFIRHLGFEHLTKQKRVAEAMSDSPLIITPGMPLAEAAALMHERRCDYAIVLEGGRPGGIVTERDIAHHYAHGETAGDERVDLLLRPDVCTVDKNISLQEAALLMERHGVHQLIVVDSHGALEGLVSRHDVLHAMHGAYFEFLIRTIERKSAAIARINERKRELRSEKEEIEKSTLKLRKLFETLPDGVVLIDGRTMQAVEFNRSAYEQLGYSAEEFAALRVSDYEAIETPEETRRRVEKIEREGKDAFETQHRTKEGMILDVWVNVVLVDLGGVPHMMALYRDITEKKRTEREIDRVQALARIGTLEWDIVKDEMSGSEESSRIFGISFEERPSVHALLASVVDEDRERVTQELYSALKEGTYNAMCRIAVAGGMIRWVETNAEFIYDESGNPIKGVGIVQDLTERVLAEEALRRKDADLSTAQALAHIGSWRLDVGRDLLEWSEETYRIFGISKGVPLNYDVFLSVIHPEDREKVDYAWRAALQGAPYEIEHRIVVDGEIKWVRENAQLETDREGNLIAGVGTVQLITERKLYEERLETLANYDPLTGLANRALLMSHLQNAIEQARRSKSEIALIMFDLDRFKDINDSYGHSAGDELLRHVARLFTSRLREGDMIARLGGDEFAVVLENLSHPEDAGRLAEEMIGMLGIDYKLSGGALIHVGASAGIALFPHHGDDAFTLLQHADAALYKSKAEGRGTYYYYTDELTASARKRIECESYLRRAIANNEFELYYQPQVHLGTGRIVGAEALIRWNDPHRGIISPDQFIPIAEETGLIREIGEWVLGEVCAQGKAWLDKGHRITLALNLSAHQVRYQNIVVLVEEALRKTGYDPKRLELELTESTLMERQEEAVAMLHALRAHGIRLAIDDFGTGYSSLSYLKRFPIDVLKIDKSFVDDLPYDPDDMAIVTAIVAMGQALGFQVLAEGCEREEQIAFLKEKGCTLYQGYYKSPPLKAPEFEKLLF, encoded by the coding sequence GTGAAGAATATACCTCTGGGTTCTTTGCTGGGACCGAAAAACGTATCGCTGCGGACCGACCGCTCGATTGCCGAAGCGCTTAGGATAATGTCCGAAAGGGCGATCAGCTCGGTCGTCGTGACCGATGCGTCCGACCATCCGGCCGGGATTTTCACCGAACACGACGCGTTGCACGTGGTCGCCGATTCCCTGAACCCCGAGACCCCCCTTGGCGAGGTGATGACGCCCGAGCCTTATTGCCTCGAGGAGTCGGTACAGCTGCACGACGCGTATCAGCTCATGGAGGAAAAAGGGTTTCGCCATCTCGTCGTCGTGGACGGATCGGGACGGTTCAGGGGGGTCGTGAGCGAAGGAGATTTTATCCGTCACCTCGGGTTTGAACACCTGACGAAACAAAAGCGGGTCGCCGAAGCGATGAGCGATTCACCGCTCATCATCACTCCGGGGATGCCCCTTGCCGAGGCTGCGGCACTGATGCACGAGCGGCGGTGCGATTACGCGATCGTCCTCGAGGGGGGACGCCCCGGCGGGATCGTTACCGAGCGCGATATCGCCCACCATTACGCCCACGGCGAAACCGCCGGCGACGAACGGGTCGATTTGCTGCTTCGCCCGGACGTTTGCACCGTCGACAAAAACATTTCGCTGCAGGAAGCGGCACTCTTGATGGAGCGTCACGGGGTTCATCAGCTCATCGTGGTCGATTCGCACGGGGCGCTGGAGGGGCTGGTCAGCCGCCACGACGTCCTGCATGCCATGCACGGCGCCTATTTCGAATTTCTGATCCGTACAATCGAGCGCAAAAGTGCCGCCATTGCACGGATCAACGAGCGTAAACGGGAATTACGGAGCGAAAAGGAGGAGATCGAAAAAAGTACCCTCAAGCTCCGCAAATTGTTCGAGACCCTTCCCGATGGCGTCGTTCTGATCGACGGTCGGACGATGCAGGCGGTCGAGTTCAACCGTTCGGCGTACGAACAGCTCGGGTATAGCGCCGAGGAGTTCGCCGCATTGCGGGTGAGTGATTACGAAGCGATCGAGACCCCCGAAGAGACGCGTCGGCGCGTCGAGAAGATCGAACGCGAGGGGAAAGACGCGTTCGAGACGCAGCACCGGACCAAAGAGGGGATGATACTGGATGTCTGGGTGAACGTCGTGCTGGTGGACCTGGGGGGCGTTCCCCACATGATGGCGCTTTACCGCGACATCACCGAAAAAAAGCGGACCGAACGGGAGATCGACCGCGTTCAGGCGCTTGCGCGCATCGGGACGCTGGAATGGGACATCGTCAAAGACGAGATGTCCGGAAGCGAAGAGAGCAGCCGGATTTTCGGCATCTCTTTCGAGGAGAGACCTTCGGTACACGCGTTGCTCGCCTCGGTCGTCGACGAGGACCGGGAGCGGGTGACGCAGGAGCTGTATTCGGCCCTCAAAGAGGGAACCTACAACGCGATGTGCCGGATTGCCGTCGCGGGGGGGATGATCCGGTGGGTGGAGACGAACGCCGAATTCATTTACGACGAGAGCGGAAACCCGATCAAGGGGGTGGGGATCGTGCAGGACCTGACCGAGCGGGTCCTTGCCGAAGAGGCGCTGCGCCGCAAAGACGCCGATCTCAGTACCGCCCAGGCGTTGGCCCACATCGGAAGCTGGCGGCTTGACGTCGGGCGCGATCTGCTCGAATGGTCCGAAGAGACGTACCGCATCTTCGGCATCTCGAAAGGGGTGCCGCTCAACTACGACGTTTTTCTGTCGGTCATCCACCCCGAGGACCGTGAAAAGGTCGATTACGCGTGGCGTGCCGCGCTGCAGGGGGCGCCGTATGAAATCGAACATCGCATCGTGGTGGACGGCGAGATCAAATGGGTCCGCGAAAATGCGCAGCTCGAAACCGACCGGGAAGGGAATCTGATCGCGGGGGTCGGAACGGTGCAGCTTATCACCGAGCGAAAACTCTACGAAGAGCGGCTTGAAACCCTTGCCAACTATGACCCGCTGACGGGGCTGGCGAACCGCGCGCTGCTGATGTCGCACCTGCAAAACGCCATCGAACAGGCCAGACGTTCCAAGAGCGAGATCGCCCTGATCATGTTCGATCTCGACCGCTTCAAGGATATCAACGACAGCTATGGCCACAGCGCGGGGGATGAACTGCTGCGCCACGTCGCCCGGCTGTTTACGTCACGGCTGCGCGAGGGGGACATGATCGCCCGCCTCGGAGGGGACGAATTCGCCGTCGTCCTCGAAAACCTTTCCCATCCCGAGGACGCCGGGCGGCTGGCCGAAGAGATGATCGGGATGCTCGGGATCGATTACAAACTCTCCGGCGGCGCACTGATCCATGTCGGCGCCAGTGCGGGGATCGCCCTTTTCCCGCATCACGGGGATGACGCGTTCACCCTCTTGCAGCATGCCGATGCGGCATTGTACAAATCCAAAGCCGAAGGGCGGGGGACCTATTACTATTACACCGACGAACTCACCGCTTCGGCGCGCAAACGGATCGAATGCGAGAGTTACCTGCGCCGCGCCATCGCCAACAACGAATTCGAACTGTACTATCAGCCGCAGGTCCATCTGGGGACGGGCCGGATCGTCGGGGCCGAGGCGCTGATCCGCTGGAACGATCCCCACCGCGGGATCATCTCTCCCGACCAGTTCATCCCGATCGCGGAAGAGACGGGGCTGATCCGCGAAATCGGCGAATGGGTGCTGGGCGAAGTGTGCGCACAGGGGAAAGCGTGGCTGGACAAAGGGCACCGCATCACGCTGGCACTCAACCTCTCGGCCCACCAGGTTCGCTACCAGAACATCGTCGTTCTCGTCGAAGAGGCACTGAGAAAAACCGGCTACGACCCCAAACGACTCGAACTGGAACTGACCGAGAGTACGCTGATGGAGCGTCAGGAGGAGGCAGTGGCGATGCTCCATGCGCTCCGCGCGCACGGCATACGCCTCGCGATCGACGATTTCGGGACGGGCTATTCGTCGCTCTCGTACCTCAAGCGGTTTCCGATCGACGTTCTGAAAATCGACAAAAGTTTCGTCGACGATCTCCCCTACGACCCCGACGATATGGCCATCGTCACCGCCATCGTGGCGATGGGCCAGGCGCTCGGATTTCAGGTATTGGCCGAGGGGTGCGAACGCGAAGAGCAGATTGCTTTCTTGAAAGAGAAAGGGTGTACGCTCTATCAAGGGTATTACAAAAGCCCGCCGCTGAAGGCGCCGGAGTTCGAAAAGCTGTTATTTTAG
- a CDS encoding c-type cytochrome produces MNRIIVALLMGGAVLSASQGMKIYGAKCAECHGGDGKDVSVSGKPIAGSKGTFAKLDGYKKGTFGWEQKATMQASIADLSDADLKAVADYVDTLK; encoded by the coding sequence GTGAACCGGATCATTGTCGCGTTGCTGATGGGGGGAGCCGTTTTGTCGGCGTCCCAGGGGATGAAAATTTACGGCGCCAAATGCGCCGAGTGCCACGGCGGGGACGGTAAAGACGTTTCGGTTTCTGGGAAACCGATCGCCGGCTCCAAAGGGACCTTCGCCAAATTGGACGGCTACAAAAAAGGGACCTTCGGATGGGAACAGAAAGCGACGATGCAGGCCTCGATTGCCGATCTCTCCGACGCAGACCTCAAAGCGGTCGCCGATTACGTCGATACCCTAAAATAA